The following coding sequences are from one Dermacentor silvarum isolate Dsil-2018 chromosome 4, BIME_Dsil_1.4, whole genome shotgun sequence window:
- the LOC125944724 gene encoding uncharacterized protein LOC125944724, with translation MCAGCVMSLLRFLCPLPRCDIFGIFQPVARSLWATRCLEDHHDRLRLSQIEGWRSAHSDDPGTDCHGGPGKCATALIHHVFTEKNLMGHSLLENTTTNRQKEALGLIRVNAVIGFTCHKFPGTNMAHIKNTLASLLARDLKCPEELKSVDSSSAVHLQPSTFFYYYDVSSHLKSPGWMVQTQVLCCD, from the exons atgtgtgcgggttgcgtgatgagtttgctgcgttttctgtgccctttgcctcgttgtgacatctttggtatatttcaacctgttgctcgctctttatgggctacacgttgcctcgaagatcaccatgatcgcctccgactcagccaaatcgaag gttggagaagtgctcattcagatgatcctggcacagattgccatggtggaccaggcaagtgtGCAacggccttgattcaccatgtgttcacagagaagaacctcatgggccactcacttctcgaaaacaccaccaccaataggcaaaaagaggctcttggccttatcagggtcaacgctgttatag gctttacctgtcacaagtttcctgggacaaacatggcccACATTAAGAACAcactggcctcacttctcgcaagggacctgaagtgtccagaagagctcaagtctgtggacagttcaagtgctgtgcacttgcagccctcaacatttttttattattatgatgtttctagtcacctgaaaagcccaggttggatggttcagacacaagtactgtgttgtgattaa